One Apostichopus japonicus isolate 1M-3 chromosome 14, ASM3797524v1, whole genome shotgun sequence genomic window carries:
- the LOC139979954 gene encoding prostaglandin reductase 2-like: MAQNHCVVLDHRPGEDNVTSVQCFQFKECPMPTIEDGQILVKTLCLSVDPYMRNRLNQQTGTDYMSPLKLDSPIDGGGVGVIVESKSRHFCKGEILESFHWPWQEYAKYEVEGFNSLIVNKVESELVKNHVSLILGVLGIPGLTALLGISEMGHVVEGANQTIVVSGAAGACGSLAGQIVRLKGCTNVVGICGTADKCNFLKEELNFDNAINYKEDDVDAKLEEFCPNGIDVYFDNVGGNISNSVIRKMNKDSHIILCGQISMYNTSQPYPPPLDEETEQIREAQNITRERFLVLNYYDLFPKTLAELKELYQEGKLKYQETVSEGLESAPEAFVSMMAGGNIGKQIVHVADP; encoded by the exons ATGGCGCAGAACCATTGTGTCGTGCTAGATCATCGACCAG GAGAAGACAATGTAACTTCCGTTCAGTGCTTCCAATTCAAGGAGTGTCCAATGCCTACAATAGAAGACGGACAAATTTTGGTGAAGACCCTCTGTTTGTCAGTGGATCCATACATG aGGAATAGACTGAATCAACAGACAGGGACAGATTATATGTCACCGTTGAAACTGGACTCCCCCATTGATGGAGGGGGAGTTGGCGTCATTGTTGAGAGCAAAAGTCGTCATTTCTGCAAAGGAGAGATTCTGGAGAGTTTCCACTGGCCTTGGCAGGAATATGCAAAGTATGAAGTAGAGGGATTTAATAGCCTTATAGTGAACAAG GTTGAGAGTGAACTAGTAAAGAACCATGTGTCACTGATACTGGGAGTTCTAGGTATTCCTGGACTAACGGCCCTATTGGGCATCTCAGAGATGGGTCATGTGGTCGAGGGAGCCAACCAGACAATTGTAGTTAGTGGTGCTGCCGGTGCCTGTGGCTCCCTGGCTGGACAG ATTGTCAGACTTAAAGGCTGTACCAATGTAGTTGGTATATGTGGAACTGCTGATAAATGCAACTTTTTGAAAGAAGAATTAAATTTTGACAACGCAATAAACTACAAAGAAGATGACGTTGATGCTAAACTGGAAGAGTTTTGTCCGAACGGAATCGACGTCTACTTTGACAACGTCGGGGGTAACATTAGCAACTCCGTCATCAGAAAG ATGAACAAAGATTCTCATATTATCCTGTGTGGCCAGATATCAATGTACAATACTTCCCAACCGTACCCACCGCCATTAGACGAGGAAACGGAACAGATCAGAGAGGCTCAGAACATCACCAGGGAAAGATTTCTGGTCCTCAACTACTATGACCTCTTCCCCAAGACTCTTGCTGAGCTGAAAGAATTATATCAAGAGGGAAAGTTAAAG TACCAGGAAACTGTATCAGAAGGGCTTGAGAGTGCACCGGAAGCATTTGTTTCCATGATGGCTGGTGGTAATATTGGTAAACAGATAGTCCATGTGGCTGACCCTTGa
- the LOC139979952 gene encoding uncharacterized protein, translating to MDVTMVTDVPQVTTSSAAEGTSSSLWRGLFAFVILLFGLLFHILAVLATRKAATFGTNNESKTVPYFLLGFLLKIDFIAVVFFLIRGLVSPLKSSLVFRCEFGVSTGIFFTTVSGLANVVMCMERCVALMAPFHYRKHVTLFKAKMGALVTVLAAFIFTLLPFMGVGAYSYETENEIGCVSPGDLHLDVDLILVHTTIFFIIGFSIVLILVVCNLIVVRYILRFRVKKIAPEGLSTTVPQIVTGMESGTQITTNFESGNEASIINKSGITRRHPETIAKPNERNTKRDIHLAALFIAVSIIYTISWLPLYIERLLAAFQVETPEIVFSLTIWLLSINHVIDPVLFVFFKKRNQAALKLVLLQVCCRCSPGYHQSVAEIISKTETLA from the exons atggatgttactatggtaacagaCGTACCACAAGTGACCACCTCCTCTGCTGCTGAAGGAACAAGCAGTTCACTTTGGAGAGGATTATTCGCATTTGTTATTTTACTTTTCGgattattatttcatattttagcTGTTTTGGCTACAAGAAAAGCAGCAACGTTTGGAACAAATAACGAAAGCAAAACCGTGCCTTACTTTCTGCTTGGATTTCTGTTAAAGATAGACTTCATTGCAGTCGTTTTCTTTCTTATTCGTGGGCTTGTGTCCCCTTTGAAATCGAGTCTCGTTTTTCGTTGCGAGTTTGGAGTTTCAACTGGCATCTTCTTCACCACTGTTTCTGGCCTGGCTAATGTTGTCATGTGTATGGAACGGTGTGTTGCGCTTATGGCACCTTTTCACTACCGTAAGCATGTGACATTATTTAAGGCCAAAATGGGCGCTTTGGTTACCGTACTTGCTGCATTTATTTTCACGTTGCTACCATTCATGGGTGTAGGCGCATACAGTTATGAAACCGAGAACGAAATTGGATGTGTTTCCCCCGGTGACCTTCATCTTGATGTCGATTTGATATTAGTTCACACAACCATATTTTTCATCATCGGATTCTCCATTGTGTTGATTCTTGTGGTTTGCAATTTAATCGTTGTAAGGTACATTCTGCGATTCAGGGTTAAAAAGATTGCACCAGAAGGACTGTCAACCACTGTCCCGCAAATAGTCACAGGTATGGAGAGCGGAACCCAAATTACGACAAATTTCGAGAGTGGTAATGAGGCCAGCATCATTAACAAGAGTGGGATAACGCGACGTCACCCAGAAACTATCGCTAAACCCAATGAACGAAATACGAAACGAGACATTCATCTAGCGGCGCTGTTCATAGCAGTCTCTATTATCTATACCATCTCTTGGCTACCGCTATAC ATCGAAAGACTTTTAGCAGCTTTTCAAGTCGAGACTCCAGAGATTGTTTTCAGCTTAACGATATGGTTATTATCAATCAATCATGTGATCGATCCGGTGCTCTTCGTTTTCTTCAAGAAGAGAAACCAAGCAGCGTTAAAGTTGGTCCTGTTGCAGGTCTGCTGTCGGTGTTCACCTGGATACCACCAATCGGTGGCGGAAATAATCAGCAAGACAGAAACCCTCGCATAA